The proteins below come from a single Rosa rugosa chromosome 2, drRosRugo1.1, whole genome shotgun sequence genomic window:
- the LOC133734462 gene encoding uncharacterized protein LOC133734462 codes for MSEAPFRPREHLVEKQKYFQNVHKYTYLKGPFDKVTSVAIPAALAATSLFLIGRGIYNMSHGIGKKE; via the exons ATGTCAGAAGCCCCATTTAGACCACGTGAGCATCTGGTGGAGAAGCAGAAATATTTCCAAAATGTCCACAAATACACATATCTAAAGGGACCATTTGATAAGGTCACCTCTGTCGCCATTCCAGCTGCTTTGGCTGCTACTTCTTTGTTTCTTATT GGACGAGGTATCTACAACATGTCACATGGGATCGGGAAGAAGGAATGA